In Pseudomonas sp. ADAK18, a single window of DNA contains:
- a CDS encoding DUF1090 domain-containing protein, with translation MKFLAPFALLTVASFMATPLLAAEEIPQLTGCAAKRQAISTQIEQAKAHGNSDQQAGLEKALSEVTTHCTDASLKKERENKVLDAKHEVSRRQADLDKAMKKGDSDKINKRKDKLAQSRKELQEALDELDK, from the coding sequence ATGAAATTTCTTGCACCTTTTGCCTTGCTGACCGTCGCAAGCTTCATGGCCACGCCATTGTTGGCGGCCGAAGAAATCCCGCAACTCACCGGCTGCGCTGCCAAACGCCAGGCCATCAGCACCCAGATCGAACAAGCCAAGGCCCACGGCAACAGCGACCAGCAAGCAGGCCTGGAAAAAGCCCTGAGTGAAGTCACCACTCATTGCACCGACGCCTCCCTGAAGAAGGAGCGGGAAAACAAGGTGCTCGACGCCAAGCACGAAGTCAGCCGGCGTCAGGCTGACCTCGACAAGGCGATGAAAAAAGGTGATTCCGATAAGATCAACAAACGCAAAGACAAGCTTGCCCAGTCACGTAAAGAGCTGCAGGAAGCCCTGGACGAACTGGACAAGTAA